aaaacacatttaaaagtcaattgcaaaactaacttatgcattgaccagacgacttccgggTAAGTCGTCTTGGATAAGACCTTTTTGtcctaaacaagttatctcactggttgaaactatgaaattagttttttttttcagatatgtTTGTCAAGACGACTTCGACTTAcccggaagtcgtctggacgaacagatctggaaaaaaaactaatttcatagtttcaaccagtgaaataacttgtttagcacaaAAAAGTCTTATCCAagcacccagaatctcaaacaaaagtgactcaccaagaatcgtaagcttcaacggctctatgaaccataaaaaatttagaatcaaaatcttgggtttttttggatgaatatggagagaaagtgaaagagatattgtttttagttcataagaattggaaaaaaatgagtgtaaatcgatttgaggtgcattaagagcttcaaattggttgttcatggtggttggtgtattgattgTTCAAGGGATCAAACTGCTTTCGCAACATTTGTTTAGTAACGAGTTTTTCTaccaaaattacaaaatatttttttcgccaaaaccatcaatttaaatttttacgccaaaaccacaaaacgaATGTTACTTCTAAAATTGCAAAGGTAAGTTTTCTCGAAAATTAATGTTTTCcagccaaaactgtaaaatcatatttttagcctaaaatgcaaaaacatattttcccattaatactataaattcaAGTTTTCTccccaaaaccataaaaataaaattttcagccaaaaaattgcaaaaatgaATTTTCCCATTAAATTGTAAATTCTTATTTTACtgccaaaactgtaaaacaaGTTTTCcacctattaataaataaaacaatggaaatatttttttataatttaaaaataaaaacacaaactgatctaaattgaatataaaattaaaataaaaatattgtttttagttttctgtttggtttaaataaaaatatgataaagactatcattatacattaaataatattattcataaattatagTTCACATTAAAatatgggcaaatctccaaaatagcacatttttaagtttatatcacaaaaatagcactcaaaaactaaaatgacaaaaatagcattttatcttttgaaaaatttaaatttttttatttttcaaaatttgaaatcttatccccaaaaccttacttctcaactctaaaccctaaaacctaaactctaaaccataaaccctaaattctaaaccctaaaccccatcccttgagtgctatttttgcgacttttggccttgagtgctagtttgggaacaaaaacttgatttagtgctattttgatCTTTTTCTCTTAAAATATCCAGCTTTGAAatgattatttttaagtttatcgAACAAAAGCTACAAAGTACAAacctttttcaaaaataaaaccatGCAGTTGTATGATTTACGATTTAAAAGGTTGAATACAAAGTTGCTGTTGCTTTGTATTTATTTCAGTTATGGACTTTTGAGCTAGTCTATGGGCCTATCCTAATTTAGCCCATGGTGTTATTTGCCACTACTGTATAAGGGAGAAATAAAGCTGGTGCTTGTACGTGGCTTGTTTAAGGCCTCTGTTGATAATCTTTCTCTACATCACAAAGGAAAGAAGAATGAGCCCGCCAAATCCACACACAGAGAGACTGACTCATGATCCTCTCTCTGTCTCCTCCTATGGCCTCTAGCTTCTGCGGTTGGACCCTTCAGCTACCGTTTTTCTCTAAGTTTAGACGCCCAACTGTCAGATCTCGCTTCATACgggcgtcttcttcttcttcaacctctTCCAATGGCAATCTCCCCATCAAGAAATCTTTCCCTGGttcactctctctctatcttttttgttattttcttctgTTTAATTCACAAAAGTAAAGGTGAATTTGAAACACAAATGAACTGGAATAATGACAAGTGGCTTATGTGTTCCCGTTATTGTATGCGAGTAAAAAAAGCAAAACCTGAACTAGTTGTCTTATTGAACAGTTAGCAAGTTTATGTCTTTCTATGTCTTCCCGAGTTAATCTGTTATGTAtttttacttcttctttttttttttttgtcatcagctATATGCTTTATATACgcttaaaaatgataaatatagtattaattattttactgTATGGTTGTGTTTTTCTTAAGGAGAGCCTGAAGCAGATGTTGTGGTAATTGGAAGTGGCATAGGAGGATTATGTTGTGGTGCATTGTTAGCTAGATACAATCAAGATGTGCTCGTCCTCGAGAGTCATGACCTTCCCGGTGGCGCTGCTCACTCCTTTGAGATCAAAGGTTACAAATTCGACTCAGGTCCGTCTCTGTTCTCTGGCTTACAATCACGAGGCCCTCAAGCAAACCCACTTGCTCAAGTAAAAACATGTTtctcttttcattttgtttgtttgttgttatGTCTTTGGAGTTTGTTCTTATTCATTGTGCGTTGGTTTCAGGTTCTAGATGCTTTAGGTGAATCACTTCCATGCGCCAAATATGATTCTTGGATGGTTTACTTACCAGAAGGAGATTTCTTGTCACGCATAGGCCCTACTGATTTCTTCAAGGTAAACAAATGTTTATATGAGATGATATGATACTGTATCACTGATGTTGTTGTTATTTTTACTTCAGGATCTAGAGAAATATGCAGGACCTAACGCAGTCCAAGAGTGGGAGAAGCTTCTTGTGGGTGCTTATTTGTCAAATATGAATTTGACATTTACTTTCATCTGCTAATAATCACATTGATATGAAACCTGCAGGGAGCAATACTCCCTCTGTCTTCTGCTGCTATGGCATTACCACCATTGTCTATTCGCGGTGATCTTGGTGTTCTCTCCACAGCTGCTGCTAGGTAGTACTAGGTGGTATATCACAATAGAGTCACTAGtagtgttttcttaatatgtttgtttgtttcttgcTAGGTATGCTCCTTCCCTCTTGAAATCTTTCATCAAAATGGGTCCTCAAGGGGCCTTAGGAGCCACAAAGCTTCTCCGTCCATTCTTGGAGATCGTTGATTCCTTGGAGTTGAAAGACCCTTTTATACGAAACTGGATTGATCTTCTCGCTTTCCTTCTAGCCGGAGTCAAATCTGATGGCATTCTTTCAGCAGAAATGGTAACAAGAATGTCAATTTTTCTTTGGTGGACAAGATAAGGTTCTAATTATTTCTACTGTGTGCAGATCTACATGTTTGCGGAGTGGTACAAACCAGGCTGCACACTGGAGTATCCTATTGATGGTAGCGGCGCAGTGGTTGAAGCGCTTGTCCGTGGCTTGGAGAAGTTTGGTGGACGTTTGTCTCTCAAAAGCCATGTTGAGAACATTGTCATTGAGAATGGTAAAGCCGTTGGAGTCAAGCTAAGGAACGGTCAAGTAATGAAGAGTTTCATGAATTTTACGTAACtaattcaatttttctttcatcattttactcattttattatgtaaaatgaTCACAGTTTGTTCGAGCTAGAAAGGCTGTAGTAAGCAACGCATCGATGTGGGACACGTTAAAGCTTTTACCACCAGGAGCTCTCCCAGATTCATACGTTACAGGTGTGAACACAACGCCTCAATGTGAATCATTCATGCATCTTCACTTGGGATTCGATGCAAAGGTAAGAAACATTTCATCTTAGTGTGTTTagtaattttcttgtttttgagttctttttttttttttttgttaatggaACAGGAACAAGGAATAGCAGATGACCTTGAGATTCATCATATTGTTGTGAATGATTGGGACCGTGGTGTGGATGCTGACCAGAATGTGGTTCTTATATCAGTCCCTAGCGTTCTTAGCCCCAACCTTGCACCA
The nucleotide sequence above comes from Brassica napus cultivar Da-Ae chromosome A9, Da-Ae, whole genome shotgun sequence. Encoded proteins:
- the LOC106434256 gene encoding prolycopene isomerase 1, chloroplastic isoform X2; amino-acid sequence: MCSSSRVMTFPVALLTPLRSKVTNSTQVLDALGESLPCAKYDSWMVYLPEGDFLSRIGPTDFFKDLEKYAGPNAVQEWEKLLGAILPLSSAAMALPPLSIRGDLGVLSTAAARYAPSLLKSFIKMGPQGALGATKLLRPFLEIVDSLELKDPFIRNWIDLLAFLLAGVKSDGILSAEMIYMFAEWYKPGCTLEYPIDGSGAVVEALVRGLEKFGGRLSLKSHVENIVIENGKAVGVKLRNGQFVRARKAVVSNASMWDTLKLLPPGALPDSYVTGVNTTPQCESFMHLHLGFDAKEQGIADDLEIHHIVVNDWDRGVDADQNVVLISVPSVLSPNLAPPGKHVLHAYMPGTEPFSLWEGLDRKSAEYKDLKSQRSEVMWKAVERALGPGFKREKCEVSLVGTPLTHQRFLRRNRGTYGPAIEAGKGTFPGHSTPIPQLMCCGDSTFPGIGVPAVAASGAIVANSLVTVSKHSELLDAIGL
- the LOC106434256 gene encoding prolycopene isomerase, chloroplastic isoform X1; protein product: MILSLSPPMASSFCGWTLQLPFFSKFRRPTVRSRFIRASSSSSTSSNGNLPIKKSFPGEPEADVVVIGSGIGGLCCGALLARYNQDVLVLESHDLPGGAAHSFEIKGYKFDSGPSLFSGLQSRGPQANPLAQVLDALGESLPCAKYDSWMVYLPEGDFLSRIGPTDFFKDLEKYAGPNAVQEWEKLLGAILPLSSAAMALPPLSIRGDLGVLSTAAARYAPSLLKSFIKMGPQGALGATKLLRPFLEIVDSLELKDPFIRNWIDLLAFLLAGVKSDGILSAEMIYMFAEWYKPGCTLEYPIDGSGAVVEALVRGLEKFGGRLSLKSHVENIVIENGKAVGVKLRNGQFVRARKAVVSNASMWDTLKLLPPGALPDSYVTGVNTTPQCESFMHLHLGFDAKEQGIADDLEIHHIVVNDWDRGVDADQNVVLISVPSVLSPNLAPPGKHVLHAYMPGTEPFSLWEGLDRKSAEYKDLKSQRSEVMWKAVERALGPGFKREKCEVSLVGTPLTHQRFLRRNRGTYGPAIEAGKGTFPGHSTPIPQLMCCGDSTFPGIGVPAVAASGAIVANSLVTVSKHSELLDAIGL